From Actinopolymorpha cephalotaxi, one genomic window encodes:
- a CDS encoding TatD family hydrolase has product MAAPVADSHCHLDIADGPGGRWLPVEDAVARAAAVGVPRIVQIGCDLPGARWAVQAAEEHPALVAGVALHPNEVPVLAAAGELDAALAEIDRLAGSSPRVRAVGETGLDHFRTGEEGWKVQEDGFRAHIALAKKHGKALAIHDRDAHDDVLRVLAEEGAPERVLMHCFSGDAEMARECVRRGYYLSFAGTVTFKNAAPLREALAEVPLGRILVETDAPYLAPSPHRGRPNASYLVPLTIRCMAEVKGVSEEAMCVAVAEATEAVFGAW; this is encoded by the coding sequence CTGGCCGCGCCGGTCGCCGACTCCCACTGCCACCTCGACATCGCCGACGGCCCCGGCGGCCGGTGGCTCCCGGTCGAGGACGCCGTGGCCCGGGCGGCGGCGGTCGGCGTACCCCGGATCGTGCAGATCGGCTGCGACCTGCCCGGCGCGCGCTGGGCGGTCCAGGCCGCCGAGGAGCACCCCGCCCTGGTGGCCGGGGTGGCCCTGCACCCGAACGAGGTGCCGGTTCTCGCGGCGGCGGGCGAACTCGACGCGGCCCTGGCCGAGATCGACCGGCTGGCCGGGTCCAGCCCGCGGGTGCGGGCGGTGGGGGAGACCGGCCTGGACCACTTCCGTACCGGCGAGGAGGGCTGGAAGGTCCAGGAGGACGGCTTCCGCGCCCACATCGCGCTGGCGAAGAAGCACGGCAAGGCGCTGGCCATCCACGACCGGGACGCCCACGACGACGTGCTCCGGGTGCTCGCCGAGGAGGGCGCGCCGGAGCGGGTGCTGATGCACTGCTTCTCCGGGGACGCCGAGATGGCCCGGGAGTGCGTCCGCCGCGGCTACTACCTTTCCTTCGCCGGGACCGTGACGTTCAAGAACGCCGCACCGCTGCGCGAGGCCCTCGCCGAGGTGCCGCTCGGCCGCATCCTGGTGGAGACCGACGCGCCCTACCTCGCCCCCTCACCGCACCGCGGCCGGCCGAACGCGAGCTACCTCGTTCCCCTCACCATCCGGTGCATGGCCGAGGTGAAGGGCGTCTCGGAGGAGGCCATGTGCGTGGCCGTGGCGGAGGCGACCGAGGCGGTCTTCGGCGCCTGGTGA
- the rsmI gene encoding 16S rRNA (cytidine(1402)-2'-O)-methyltransferase → MLVLAATPIGSLDDAPPRLAAELTAADVIAAEDTRRLHRLTSAVGVHPAGRVVSYFEGNEARRTPELVEALLAGQRVVLVTDAGMPSVSDPGYRLVAAAVEEGIRVTAVPGPSAVLTALAVSGLPVDRFCFEGFLPRKAGERSARLREVAGERRTMVFFEAPHRLAASLQTMAEVFGAERPAAVCRELTKTYEEVRRGGLAELAAWAEEGVRGEITVVVGGAPAAAAQDLPPAELARMVDARVEAGASRRDAIAAVAQESGVAKRVVYAAAVAGH, encoded by the coding sequence GTGCTCGTCCTCGCCGCCACCCCCATCGGCTCCCTCGACGACGCGCCGCCGCGGCTGGCCGCCGAGCTGACCGCCGCCGACGTGATCGCCGCGGAGGACACCCGGCGCCTGCACCGGCTCACCTCGGCCGTCGGCGTCCACCCGGCCGGCCGGGTGGTGTCCTACTTCGAGGGGAACGAGGCCCGCCGTACCCCCGAGCTCGTCGAGGCGCTGCTGGCCGGGCAGCGGGTCGTGCTGGTCACCGACGCGGGCATGCCGTCGGTCTCCGACCCCGGCTACCGCCTCGTCGCCGCCGCGGTGGAGGAGGGCATCCGGGTCACCGCCGTGCCCGGGCCGTCGGCGGTGCTCACCGCGCTGGCGGTGTCCGGGCTGCCGGTCGACCGGTTCTGCTTCGAGGGGTTCCTGCCGCGCAAGGCCGGCGAACGGTCCGCCCGGCTGCGCGAGGTCGCCGGCGAGCGGCGGACGATGGTGTTCTTCGAGGCGCCGCATCGGCTGGCCGCGAGCCTGCAGACGATGGCGGAGGTGTTCGGCGCCGAGCGTCCCGCCGCGGTGTGCCGGGAGCTGACGAAGACCTACGAGGAGGTACGCCGGGGAGGGCTGGCCGAGCTGGCCGCCTGGGCCGAGGAGGGCGTACGCGGGGAGATCACGGTCGTGGTGGGCGGGGCCCCGGCGGCCGCCGCGCAGGACCTGCCCCCGGCCGAGCTGGCGCGGATGGTCGACGCGCGGGTCGAGGCCGGCGCCTCCAGGAGGGATGCCATCGCGGCGGTGGCGCAGGAGTCCGGGGTGGCGAAGCGGGTCGTCTACGCCGCCGCCGTCGCCGGTCACTGA
- the metG gene encoding methionine--tRNA ligase, whose amino-acid sequence MVDASASRQDGKAFYVTTPIYYVNDKPHIGHAYTTVAADVLARWHRQRGEKVWFLTGTDEHGQKVMRSAEANGVTPREWADQLVETAWKPVLETIDASNDDFIRTTETRHTERVREFWQHLYDAGEVFPGTYEGPYCVSCEEFKLPAELLDGENGQKLCPVHGRPVEMLSETNYFFKLSAYTDKLLKLYEEHPEFVQPESARNEVVAFVKQGLQDLSITRSTFDWGIPVPWDDEHVLYVWIDALLNYVTAAGYRTDPLLFKQVWPADVHLVGKDILRFHAVIWPAMLMAAGLPLPTTVFAHGWLLVGGEKMSKTKLTGIAPSQIIDTFGSDAFRYYFLRAIQFGSDGSFSWEHLTAVYTAELANGLGNLASRVAAMVGRYFGGNLPAPADSGPAEQVIAERLVQTVRVADEAAVSLRFHEALAAGEAFVGAVNGYLTEQAPWKVAKDDSPEARARLATILYTAAEALRAVAVLYNPVMPRSAAALWEMLGAGQSIGELADQQLTEAGNWGQLPEGSVLTKGAPLFPRIEEPEAS is encoded by the coding sequence ATGGTCGATGCCTCCGCAAGCCGTCAGGACGGCAAGGCGTTCTACGTCACGACGCCGATCTACTACGTCAACGACAAGCCGCACATCGGGCACGCCTACACCACCGTCGCGGCCGACGTCCTGGCCCGCTGGCACCGCCAGCGCGGCGAGAAGGTGTGGTTCCTCACCGGCACCGACGAGCACGGCCAGAAGGTCATGCGCAGCGCCGAGGCCAACGGCGTGACGCCCCGCGAGTGGGCCGACCAGCTGGTGGAGACGGCGTGGAAGCCCGTGCTCGAGACGATCGACGCCAGCAACGACGACTTCATCCGTACGACCGAAACGCGGCACACCGAGCGGGTTCGGGAGTTCTGGCAGCATCTGTACGACGCCGGCGAGGTCTTCCCGGGCACCTACGAGGGCCCCTACTGCGTGAGCTGTGAGGAGTTCAAGCTCCCGGCCGAACTGCTCGACGGCGAGAACGGCCAGAAGCTGTGCCCGGTGCACGGCCGGCCGGTGGAGATGCTGTCGGAGACCAACTACTTCTTCAAACTCTCCGCCTACACCGACAAGCTCCTCAAGCTGTACGAGGAGCACCCGGAGTTCGTGCAGCCGGAGAGCGCCCGCAACGAGGTCGTGGCGTTCGTCAAGCAGGGCTTGCAGGACCTGTCGATCACCCGGTCCACCTTCGACTGGGGCATCCCGGTCCCGTGGGACGACGAGCACGTCCTCTACGTGTGGATCGACGCGCTGCTCAACTACGTCACGGCCGCCGGCTATCGCACGGATCCCCTTCTTTTCAAGCAGGTCTGGCCCGCCGACGTCCACCTGGTCGGCAAGGACATCCTGCGCTTCCACGCGGTCATCTGGCCGGCCATGCTGATGGCCGCGGGCCTTCCGCTGCCGACGACGGTGTTCGCGCACGGCTGGCTGCTGGTGGGCGGTGAGAAGATGAGCAAGACGAAGTTGACGGGGATCGCGCCCAGCCAGATCATCGACACGTTCGGGTCGGACGCCTTCCGCTACTACTTCCTGCGGGCCATCCAGTTCGGCTCCGACGGCTCCTTCTCCTGGGAGCACCTGACCGCCGTCTACACCGCCGAACTCGCCAACGGGCTGGGCAACCTCGCGTCCCGGGTCGCGGCGATGGTGGGCCGCTACTTCGGCGGCAACCTGCCCGCCCCCGCCGACTCCGGACCCGCCGAGCAGGTGATCGCCGAACGCCTCGTGCAGACGGTGCGGGTGGCCGACGAGGCCGCGGTGTCGCTGCGCTTCCACGAGGCGCTGGCCGCGGGCGAGGCGTTCGTCGGCGCTGTCAACGGATACTTGACAGAGCAGGCGCCGTGGAAGGTCGCCAAGGACGACTCCCCGGAAGCGCGTGCCCGGCTGGCGACCATCCTCTACACCGCCGCCGAGGCGTTGCGCGCGGTGGCCGTCCTCTACAACCCGGTGATGCCGCGCAGCGCGGCGGCGCTGTGGGAGATGCTCGGCGCCGGGCAGAGCATCGGTGAGTTGGCCGACCAGCAGCTGACCGAGGCCGGCAACTGGGGCCAGTTGCCCGAGGGGTCGGTGCTCACCAAGGGTGCGCCGCTGTTCCCCCGGATCGAGGAGCCGGAGGCGTCGTGA